In the Paralichthys olivaceus isolate ysfri-2021 chromosome 15, ASM2471397v2, whole genome shotgun sequence genome, one interval contains:
- the LOC109642837 gene encoding T-cell immunoglobulin and mucin domain-containing protein 4-like isoform X2, giving the protein MLPCRSEAVKQSGVEVCWGRGEPSLFTCHNILINTAGDNVSYRKSYRYSLSSTSSLSIFPSRPSDSGFYHCRVQLPGLFNDQTATILLIIISPRSTVSDDEDAEDLNAPHTATGDTIRCLTEERRSDVTNPTEPMVALVQSHAQQPVDSLQTFIGNTLRLSFIIFIPMLLLTAAYRVWRWSQRPETDRGLNQSEEEEGHTSV; this is encoded by the exons ATGCTGCCATGTCGGTCGGAGGCAGTGAAGCAGAGCGGTGTGGAGGTGTgctgggggaggggggagcCGTCACTGTTCACCTGCCACAACATTTTGATCAACACGGCCGGAGACAACGTCTCATACAGGAAGTCGTACAG gtactctctgtcctccacctcctctctgtccatcttCCCCTCTCGTCCATCAGACTCTGGTTTCTATCACTGCAGAGTTCAGCTGCCCGGTCTGTTCAATGACCAAACTGCCACCattctcctcatcatcatcagcc CTCGCTCTACGGTCTCTGACGACGAGGACGCCGAGGACCTGAACGCACCACACACTGCCACCG GTGACACAATACGATGCCTGACAGAAGAACGACGAAGTGATGTCACCAACCCCACAGAGCCAATGGTGGCGCTGGTTCAG TCACATGCTCAGCAGCCGGTGGACAGTTTGCAGACGTTCATTGGAAACACACTGAGACtgtccttcatcatcttcatccccATGTTGCTGCTGACTGCTGCCTACA GAGTGTGGAGGTGGAGCCAGAGACCAGAAACTGACAGGGGgctcaaccaatcagaggaggaggagggacacacCTCAGTGTAG
- the LOC109642837 gene encoding hepatitis A virus cellular receptor 1-like isoform X1, whose protein sequence is MLSLLLHMFTCICVLTAPACVSPVTTETVVGIAGRRVMLPCRSEAVKQSGVEVCWGRGEPSLFTCHNILINTAGDNVSYRKSYRYSLSSTSSLSIFPSRPSDSGFYHCRVQLPGLFNDQTATILLIIISPRSTVSDDEDAEDLNAPHTATGDTIRCLTEERRSDVTNPTEPMVALVQSHAQQPVDSLQTFIGNTLRLSFIIFIPMLLLTAAYRVWRWSQRPETDRGLNQSEEEEGHTSV, encoded by the exons atgctGTCGCTGCTTCTCCACATGTTCACCTGCATCTGTGTCCTCACAG cACCGGCCTGTGTGTCGCCTGTCACCACGGAGACAGTGGTGGGCATAGCCGGGCGGAGGGTGATGCTGCCATGTCGGTCGGAGGCAGTGAAGCAGAGCGGTGTGGAGGTGTgctgggggaggggggagcCGTCACTGTTCACCTGCCACAACATTTTGATCAACACGGCCGGAGACAACGTCTCATACAGGAAGTCGTACAG gtactctctgtcctccacctcctctctgtccatcttCCCCTCTCGTCCATCAGACTCTGGTTTCTATCACTGCAGAGTTCAGCTGCCCGGTCTGTTCAATGACCAAACTGCCACCattctcctcatcatcatcagcc CTCGCTCTACGGTCTCTGACGACGAGGACGCCGAGGACCTGAACGCACCACACACTGCCACCG GTGACACAATACGATGCCTGACAGAAGAACGACGAAGTGATGTCACCAACCCCACAGAGCCAATGGTGGCGCTGGTTCAG TCACATGCTCAGCAGCCGGTGGACAGTTTGCAGACGTTCATTGGAAACACACTGAGACtgtccttcatcatcttcatccccATGTTGCTGCTGACTGCTGCCTACA GAGTGTGGAGGTGGAGCCAGAGACCAGAAACTGACAGGGGgctcaaccaatcagaggaggaggagggacacacCTCAGTGTAG